In Thermococcus sp. M36, the DNA window TCAACCGTTTTATCGGGTAGTGTTTCAGGAAACACCAATCAAACAACTGCAACAACAGCAAATCAAACTATTACTGATTCATTAATTAATATCGGAACAACTACTGCGAGGGTGCGATATATTGTTATGGCCATTACAGATTCCGGTTGTGTAAGCAAGCCTGATACATTATATGTTATTGTTCAACCTAAAGTAACCAATGCTAATGCCGGTATTAGTCAAAAGTTGTGTAATGCAACAACAGCAACACTTTCAGGCAATACACCAACTACAGGTAATGGGGTATGGACACAAATTGGTTTACCTGCTGCAACTATTGCTAATGCCAATGCAGCATCAACAACAGTTAGCGGGTTAACAGGCAATAACAATTATTATTTTGTGTGGAAGATTAGCGGTGCGAATATTTGCCCTACAAGCAGTGATACTGTA includes these proteins:
- a CDS encoding PKD-like domain-containing protein, coding for STVLSGSVSGNTNQTTATTANQTITDSLINIGTTTARVRYIVMAITDSGCVSKPDTLYVIVQPKVTNANAGISQKLCNATTATLSGNTPTTGNGVWTQIGLPAATIANANAASTTVSGLTGNNNYYFVWKISGANICPTSSDTV